From the Flavobacteriales bacterium genome, the window CTGACAATGATCAGTCTGTACACACTGAAACCATATTGGAATATGATGATACATTCAGGGCAGGTTAAGAAAAAAGTAAACCTGATATTGCTGGTGGATGACAACAGTTTTGATAATTTCTACCATCAGCGGATCATTGAACAAAGCGAAAGGGCAAATCAGGTTGTAGAGCGCCAAACAGCAGCCGCAGCACTCAACTATCTGAAAAACCTGCCACCCGACCCCGACCAGGAACCTGACCTGATCTTTATAGACCTGAACCTTCCCGGTATGAATGGCTGGGAGTTCGTTGAGGCTTACCGTGGCCTTGAAGGTCAACTCCGGAAAACCGCCGTGCTGGTTATCCTCACTTCTTCAAACAACCCGGCAGACATCAAAAGAGCCGCTGCTCAGAATACCCCACTGCACTTCAGAACAAAACCACTGACTGAGGAAATGCTGGATGAGATTGTGGAGATGTACTGGTAATGCTGCAACAGCATACAGCAACAGCATACAGAAAGATGCCGTGTATTTGCAGATAACCATTGCATGCTCAAACTAAAGAAACATATATAACCCAACCGTTATATGATTAAGTTGTAAGCTGGTGGTTCAAATAAGTAAGCGATAAATCTTAATTTGCGGT encodes:
- a CDS encoding response regulator codes for the protein MMIHSGQVKKKVNLILLVDDNSFDNFYHQRIIEQSERANQVVERQTAAAALNYLKNLPPDPDQEPDLIFIDLNLPGMNGWEFVEAYRGLEGQLRKTAVLVILTSSNNPADIKRAAAQNTPLHFRTKPLTEEMLDEIVEMYW